In Paenibacillus larvae subsp. larvae, the following proteins share a genomic window:
- a CDS encoding helix-turn-helix domain-containing protein — protein sequence MNNLEKKQMGLRIKKLREEKGLTQDELAEMLKMKNRATVSSYELGVLFLLVMFCAI from the coding sequence TTGAATAATCTTGAGAAAAAACAAATGGGACTAAGGATTAAAAAATTACGTGAAGAAAAAGGCCTTACGCAAGATGAATTGGCGGAAATGCTTAAGATGAAAAACCGGGCTACCGTATCCAGTTATGAGCTGGGCGTTCTATTCCTCCTAGTGATGTTCTGCGCAATTTAG
- a CDS encoding helix-turn-helix domain-containing protein: MTQKELGKQVDENQRQISSYELDLKPVPEHTLDKIMEVFGLSFPEFLAKYNMWDEPIHSHFDRDVDKQIAFEQTAAGNITDQSNLCKRKQELTGRRWGYRKLIPLSAIVQAHKACLRNRYEIADYLGVTEEFLQDAIDYYRDKYGVCTQHEQYLIYFDPLNVIEPVLSFGAFQL; this comes from the coding sequence ATGACACAAAAAGAATTAGGTAAGCAGGTAGACGAGAATCAAAGACAAATTTCCAGCTATGAACTGGATCTTAAACCTGTTCCGGAGCATACACTTGATAAAATCATGGAAGTTTTCGGTTTGTCGTTCCCGGAATTTTTAGCTAAGTACAACATGTGGGATGAGCCCATTCACTCCCATTTTGATAGAGATGTGGATAAGCAGATTGCTTTCGAGCAAACTGCTGCTGGTAACATTACCGACCAATCAAATTTATGTAAACGCAAACAGGAATTGACTGGTAGGCGATGGGGGTATAGAAAGCTCATCCCACTGTCCGCAATTGTACAAGCCCACAAAGCCTGCCTACGAAATAGGTATGAGATCGCTGATTACCTAGGCGTGACAGAAGAGTTTTTACAAGATGCAATTGACTATTACCGGGATAAATACGGTGTATGCACACAGCATGAACAATATTTAATTTACTTTGACCCACTCAACGTAATTGAACCCGTATTATCTTTTGGCGCTTTCCAGCTGTAA
- a CDS encoding N-terminal phage integrase SAM-like domain-containing protein — protein MASIEKRGTNSWRLIVEVGYDSKGKRVKRTRTIRVEDQALLRTTKKLREYLETELHKFKIEVEAGEYIAPEKMTFGVFVEDWRTKYAVKELSPKTLAVHMRFINLRILPVFGSKRLDQIKPFHIVQFLTDLNEGDRLDGKDGKLASGTIHYVYRVLKNIFSRANEWKIIKGNPVAEVKRPKVAHKEVEVYDENEVAELFQALEKLANNDHVSPDNRFAPRRTGRPRVGAR, from the coding sequence ATGGCATCCATTGAAAAACGTGGTACAAACTCATGGCGACTTATAGTAGAGGTAGGATACGATTCTAAGGGTAAACGTGTAAAAAGAACCCGAACTATAAGAGTGGAAGACCAAGCTTTATTGAGGACAACGAAGAAGCTTAGAGAATATCTGGAGACGGAGTTGCACAAATTTAAAATTGAAGTTGAGGCAGGGGAATATATTGCTCCTGAGAAAATGACATTTGGGGTCTTTGTCGAAGATTGGCGAACCAAATACGCCGTAAAAGAATTAAGCCCTAAAACGTTAGCCGTTCACATGCGATTTATTAACCTACGAATTTTACCTGTTTTCGGAAGTAAGCGTCTGGATCAGATCAAACCGTTTCACATTGTACAATTTCTGACCGATCTGAACGAAGGTGACCGTTTAGACGGTAAGGATGGAAAACTTGCTTCTGGAACAATCCATTATGTGTACCGCGTTCTGAAAAACATTTTTTCGCGGGCGAACGAGTGGAAAATCATCAAAGGGAATCCAGTCGCAGAGGTGAAAAGGCCGAAAGTCGCACATAAAGAGGTTGAGGTCTACGATGAAAATGAAGTCGCAGAATTGTTCCAGGCCTTAGAAAAATTGGCGAATAATGATCACGTTAGCCCCGACAACCGGTTTGCGCCGAGGCGAACTGGTCGGCCTCGAGTGGGGGCACGTTAA
- a CDS encoding site-specific integrase, which translates to MITLAPTTGLRRGELVGLEWGHVNLEKGTIDVKQSITMALNGKPIIIEPKTKKSKRTISLPDSVVEEFLKKNNLRHIRFHDLRHTSAPCLSTRECMQKSYLSAWAMPA; encoded by the coding sequence ATGATCACGTTAGCCCCGACAACCGGTTTGCGCCGAGGCGAACTGGTCGGCCTCGAGTGGGGGCACGTTAACCTGGAGAAAGGAACAATTGACGTTAAACAGAGCATTACGATGGCCTTAAACGGCAAGCCGATTATCATAGAACCTAAAACCAAAAAATCCAAAAGAACAATCTCTTTACCTGATTCAGTCGTGGAAGAATTTCTGAAAAAGAATAACCTGCGCCATATTCGCTTTCACGATCTGCGTCACACATCGGCACCCTGCTTATCAACCAGGGAGTGCATGCAAAAATCATATCTGAGCGCCTGGGCCATGCCAGCCTAA
- a CDS encoding YheC/YheD family protein, with protein sequence MNHRKRIASKWEKHKILLDEKLLKKYLPATFKYSKDKLEEMLEQYGMVYIKPEKGYGGKGIIRAEQLNGPIVTYKYHYKKNVHQCETFDELSDAIEGHLKAYSRQFLIQKGIYMLRYKGVPFDLRVMVQLSPSENWEATGVIGRTADPKRAVTNVKSGGKAVPVEKLLAKHMPKEKHSFITFIKKIGVKCAKQLQTKYPNLKEIGVDIAVDTDHHPWILEVNTLPAIYGFKILKDKSIYKTMKLYSKAYNNK encoded by the coding sequence ATGAACCATAGAAAGCGTATAGCAAGCAAATGGGAAAAACATAAGATTCTACTTGACGAGAAACTGTTGAAAAAATATCTTCCTGCCACTTTTAAGTACAGTAAAGATAAGCTTGAGGAGATGCTGGAGCAATATGGAATGGTTTACATTAAGCCGGAGAAAGGGTATGGAGGCAAAGGGATAATCCGGGCAGAGCAATTAAACGGACCAATCGTAACGTACAAGTATCACTATAAGAAAAACGTTCACCAATGCGAAACATTCGATGAACTAAGCGATGCAATCGAAGGCCATCTAAAAGCTTATTCCAGACAGTTCCTGATTCAAAAAGGAATTTATATGCTCCGTTATAAAGGTGTTCCATTTGACCTGCGTGTCATGGTCCAATTGAGTCCATCCGAAAACTGGGAAGCAACGGGTGTTATTGGACGAACTGCGGATCCGAAAAGAGCCGTAACTAACGTGAAAAGCGGCGGAAAGGCTGTTCCGGTGGAAAAATTATTAGCTAAGCATATGCCAAAAGAAAAACATAGTTTTATTACATTTATCAAGAAAATAGGAGTAAAATGTGCAAAGCAACTTCAGACCAAATATCCCAATTTAAAAGAAATCGGCGTGGACATTGCGGTGGATACAGATCATCACCCATGGATATTGGAAGTAAATACCCTCCCTGCTATTTACGGATTTAAAATTCTAAAAGATAAGTCCATTTATAAAACAATGAAGCTATATTCCAAAGCTTATAATAATAAATAA
- a CDS encoding TetR/AcrR family transcriptional regulator, with protein MSAPSKRQHILDAACRIVKELGAVHLTLDAVAKEARVSKGGLLYHFPSKEALIQEMITHMDEKYLKNVEALSRQDKESRGNWSRAYAIETFNQVEGDKDIFPALLAGIATSPDSLEPLKQTYGHLRKRLEDDGIDPLKSNLIRLASDGLWFSELFGLDPLEPYMRSKVLEELIRLSKEN; from the coding sequence ATGTCTGCCCCATCCAAGCGCCAGCATATTCTGGATGCGGCCTGCCGCATTGTTAAGGAACTCGGAGCCGTACATTTAACTTTAGACGCTGTAGCCAAAGAAGCGAGGGTAAGTAAAGGAGGACTGCTTTATCATTTTCCGAGCAAAGAAGCCCTGATCCAAGAAATGATTACTCACATGGATGAAAAGTACTTGAAGAATGTAGAAGCCCTAAGCCGTCAGGATAAGGAATCCCGGGGGAATTGGTCCCGGGCATATGCCATTGAAACCTTCAATCAAGTGGAGGGGGACAAAGATATTTTCCCCGCTTTGCTGGCGGGTATTGCCACTTCTCCTGATTCGCTCGAACCTTTAAAGCAGACTTACGGCCATTTACGGAAAAGGCTCGAAGATGATGGAATTGATCCATTAAAAAGCAATCTAATCCGGTTGGCCTCTGACGGGCTATGGTTTTCCGAATTGTTTGGATTAGATCCTCTGGAGCCTTACATGCGGTCAAAAGTGCTTGAAGAATTGATTCGATTATCTAAGGAGAACTGA
- a CDS encoding DMT family transporter yields the protein MIGYLTLAVSLTLEMFGATMLKLSKGFTKWLPAVLVVFGYGSAFYFFSKSLTYLPLNLAYATWAGLGTSLTVLVDYFFFKESLTKRSLLGLVLIVCGVFILNLSGVASHG from the coding sequence ATGATAGGATATCTAACTTTAGCAGTATCGCTTACCTTAGAAATGTTTGGAGCCACCATGTTGAAATTATCTAAAGGATTTACGAAATGGCTGCCTGCTGTCCTGGTTGTATTCGGGTATGGTTCCGCCTTTTACTTCTTTTCCAAGTCTTTAACTTATTTACCTCTTAATCTCGCATATGCCACCTGGGCAGGTCTCGGGACGTCGCTGACCGTTCTGGTAGATTATTTTTTCTTTAAAGAGTCGCTGACCAAGCGGTCTCTCCTAGGTCTTGTCCTCATTGTCTGTGGAGTTTTTATTTTAAATCTTTCGGGGGTTGCTTCTCATGGATAA
- a CDS encoding DMT family transporter, giving the protein MDKHPAQKRSLFGYLFLTCSIISEVFGTTMLKFSDGFTVFLPTLGIIAGFSIAFYCLSLCLRYLSMSLAYATWAGAGTALTALISVVVFRESLNVIAVFGLLFIIGGVFFLNKSKEKGPDEDQASPGSPRADGL; this is encoded by the coding sequence ATGGATAAACATCCTGCTCAAAAACGTTCTTTATTTGGCTATTTATTTCTAACGTGCTCCATCATATCTGAAGTCTTTGGGACTACTATGCTTAAATTCTCGGATGGTTTTACCGTTTTCCTTCCGACTTTGGGGATAATAGCTGGGTTTAGCATTGCTTTTTACTGCCTGAGCCTTTGCCTTCGCTACTTATCCATGAGTTTGGCCTATGCTACTTGGGCAGGAGCCGGAACGGCATTGACCGCTCTAATCAGTGTTGTTGTTTTTCGGGAGTCATTAAATGTCATAGCTGTCTTCGGTCTTTTGTTCATTATTGGCGGAGTATTTTTTTTGAATAAATCCAAAGAAAAAGGGCCGGATGAAGACCAGGCTTCACCGGGATCTCCACGGGCAGACGGGTTATAA
- a CDS encoding NUDIX hydrolase has product MITYNICFIRRGDQILLLNRQKSSWMGAWNGIGGKIEQGESPVESVRREVLEETGLFLQPDKFECKGLVTWLGDDRKLGGMYLYKACLDKSVTYETPLKTREGILDWKDITWILHPENRGVAVNIPEYLPYLLEEKGCFIHHCNFRGYQLVNVNSRPVSPEIETDKNLLEQELLDIAGVNGQRGL; this is encoded by the coding sequence ATGATTACATACAATATTTGTTTTATCAGAAGAGGCGATCAAATTCTGCTTTTAAACCGGCAAAAGTCTTCCTGGATGGGAGCCTGGAATGGTATTGGCGGGAAAATTGAGCAGGGGGAAAGCCCTGTGGAATCAGTAAGAAGAGAAGTATTAGAGGAAACAGGTCTTTTCCTGCAGCCGGATAAATTTGAATGTAAGGGTTTGGTCACTTGGCTTGGTGATGACCGGAAATTGGGAGGGATGTACCTGTATAAAGCTTGTCTGGATAAGTCCGTTACTTATGAAACGCCGCTAAAAACAAGAGAGGGAATACTCGATTGGAAAGATATAACCTGGATTCTCCATCCGGAGAATAGGGGGGTAGCTGTGAATATTCCGGAATATCTTCCATATTTGCTTGAAGAGAAGGGATGCTTTATCCATCATTGCAACTTTAGGGGTTACCAGCTTGTGAATGTTAATTCCAGACCTGTTTCGCCGGAAATAGAGACAGATAAGAACTTGCTGGAACAGGAATTGCTGGATATCGCAGGAGTGAACGGACAGAGGGGCTTATAA
- a CDS encoding MurR/RpiR family transcriptional regulator has translation MQNPIFQIPPETYQQLSDSERHLLDFIYKNLPRMSELSILKLSEEASVSTATIVRLMKKLGFDGYTSFKYSIKNNSHAMEDEPIKASVDTQIREAIRKNELEVIQTIQMLDTRQLEKAIQEIYKASKVYVFARGFSEFIGTELTVKLQLMGKNCEMHNDPNIIRVISRKLVKDDVVLFVSLNGETGELVEACKNFKIKEIPTITLTTRIDSSLARLSDIVIVGYKGEQSFFPEYEVRSRLPLHVLSRVLLDAYVIRLNNH, from the coding sequence ATGCAGAATCCCATTTTTCAAATACCGCCGGAGACTTACCAGCAGCTCAGCGACTCGGAACGCCATCTATTGGATTTTATCTATAAGAATCTGCCCCGCATGAGCGAACTGTCCATTCTTAAACTGAGCGAAGAGGCGAGTGTTTCGACTGCAACCATTGTTCGGCTGATGAAGAAGCTGGGGTTTGATGGATATACATCATTTAAATACAGCATTAAAAACAACAGTCATGCAATGGAAGATGAGCCGATTAAAGCATCGGTGGATACACAAATTCGGGAAGCGATCCGAAAAAATGAACTAGAAGTGATCCAGACTATTCAAATGCTGGATACCCGCCAGCTGGAAAAGGCGATTCAGGAGATTTACAAGGCGAGCAAAGTATACGTATTTGCCAGGGGTTTTTCTGAATTCATTGGAACAGAACTGACAGTAAAGCTGCAGTTAATGGGTAAAAATTGTGAAATGCACAACGATCCTAACATTATCCGCGTTATCTCCCGGAAGCTGGTCAAAGACGATGTGGTACTGTTTGTTTCTCTAAACGGGGAGACCGGTGAACTGGTGGAGGCCTGCAAAAATTTCAAAATTAAGGAGATTCCGACCATCACCCTGACCACCCGGATCGATTCCAGCCTGGCCAGGCTTTCTGACATAGTCATTGTCGGTTACAAGGGGGAACAGTCCTTTTTTCCGGAATATGAAGTCCGTTCCAGACTTCCGCTGCATGTATTATCGCGGGTGCTGCTGGACGCTTATGTCATTCGACTGAATAACCATTAA